The Methylococcus sp. Mc7 genomic sequence GGACCTGGAGAACTACAACGAAGGCAACACCTACTTCTGGCACGCCTTCTGGTACGCCATCGGCCTCGCCTGGATCGGCTACTGGTCGCGTCGTCCGATCTTCATCCCCCGTCTGCTGATGGTGGATGCGGGCCGTGGGGACGAACTGGTGTCCACCACCGACCGCAAGGTGGCGATGGGCTTCCTGGCCGCCACCATCCTGATCGTGGTCATGGCCATGTCCAGCGCCAACAGCAAGTACCCGATCACCATCCCGCTGCAGGCCGGTACCATGCGTGGCATGAAGCCGATCGACCTGCCGGCGCCGACGGTGGCGGTGAAAGTGGAAGACGCCACCTACCGGGTACCGGGCCGCGCCATGCGGATGAAGCTGACCGTGACCAACCACGGCAACAGCCCGATCCGGCTGGGTGAGTTCTACACCGCCTCGGTGCGTTTCCTGGATTCCAACGTCTACAAGGACACCACCGGCTATCCGGAAGACCTGCTGGCCGAAGACGGTCTGAGCGTCAGCGACAACAGCCCGCTGGCCCCCGGTGAGACCCGCACGGTCGACGTGACGGCGTCCGACGCGGCGTGGGAAGTGTATCGTCTGTCCGACATCATCTACGACCCGGACAGCCGTTTCGCCGGTCTGCTGTTCTTCTTCGACGCTGAAGGCAACCGTCAGATCGTGCAGATCGACGCACCGCTGATCCCGTCGTTCATGTAATCGTCCAAGGGGAGTCCTTCGGGACTCCCCTTCCGGCGGTGAAAGCAAAAACCCCCGGCCGGTGACGGTCGGGGGTTTTGTTTATGGAGAATTTTGTTCTGGACGGAGCGCGGAGAACTTCCGGTCAGGCTCCGAGAGCCGTCCGGCCACACCAGTCGCGTGCGAATTGCCAAGCGACTCGTCCGCTACGCGAACCGCGAGTGAGCGCCCAGCGTAATGCCTCCGTCCGGATGTCATTCCAATGGGTTTTCAGGTCGGGAGCTCCCAGTTTCGCCAGCCAATATTCGACCGTCGCCAAATACTCGTCCTGGGAGAACGGATGGAACGATAGCCACAGGCCAAATCGCTCGGACAGCGATATTTTCTCCTCGACCGAATCGCCAGGGTGGATTTCATTTCCAGCGGGACGCGCCTCCAGGTTCTCCGCCATATATTCCGGTAACAGATGCCGGCGGTTGGATGTGGCGTAAATCAGCAGATTGGCGCTCAACACACTCGTCGAACCGTCCAGCACCGATTTCAGAGCCTTGTAGCCGGGTTCTTCACTTTCGAATGACAGATCGTCGGAAAACAGAATGAAGCGCTCGGGGCGGTCGTGGATATACTCGAGTATCTCCGGCAATTCCTCGAGATGGGCTTTGTCTACTTCGATGAGGCGGAGTCCGGATTCGGCGTAATCGTGGAGCAGCGCCTTGACGAGGGACGACTTTCCTGTTCCCTTCGAGCCCCAAAGCAGCGCATTGTTGGCTGGCAAGCCTCGGAGAAATTGCCGGGTGTTACGCTCCAGCGCCGTTTTTTGGCGATCGATGCACAAAAGATCGCAGAGGCCGATGTCATGAGGTCGCCGCACGGGCCTCAAAGCTGGTTCGCAGCCGCCTCCGCTCCAACGATAGGCTTTGTACGTCCAATCGATAGCCGAAGGAACCGGCGGCGCGAGGCGTTCCACGGCGTCCGCCAGCCTTTGCAACGCCGCCAGCACGAGATCGGAGCGGTCCGGTGCCATTCGGCGGATGACTCAGGCGTCGATTCGCTTGTACTTGATCCGATGCGGAGTGTTCACTTCGTCGCCGAGGCGGCGGCGACGGTCCGCCTCGTAATCGGCGTAATTGCCTTCGAACCAGATCACTTCGCTTTCTCCTTCGAACGCAAGGATATGAGTGGCTATGCGGTCCAGGAACCAGCGGTCATGGGAGATCACCACCGCGCACCCGGGAAAATCCAGCAGGGCATCTTCCAAAGCCCGGAGCGTTTCGACATCGAGGTCGTTGGTGGGTTCGTCGAGCAGCAGGACGTTGCCGCCGCTGCGGAGCAGCTTGGCGAGGTGGACCCGGTTGCGTTCGCCGCCCGAAAGTTCGCCGATGCGTTTCTGCTGGTCCGAACCCTTGAAGTTGAATCGTCCCACGTAGGCGCGCGAGGGCGTTTGATAGGTTCCCACCGTAATCATGTCCAGACCGTCGGAAATTTCTTCCCAAACGGTCTTATTGTCGTCCATATGTTCACGGAACTGCTCGACATAGGCCAGTTTGACCGTTGGGCCGACGCGGATGGAGCCTTGATCCGGCGATTCGAAACCGGCGATCATGCGGAACAGCGTGGTCTTGCCGGCGCCGTTGGGTCCGATCACGCCGACGATGCCTCCCGGAGGCAGCCGGAAACTCAGGTTTTCGACCAGAATACGTCCGCTGAATCCCTTGCATACGCCTTCGAATTCAACGACCAGATCGCCGAGGCGAGGGCCTGGCGGAATGTAGATTTCCTTGGTTTCATTCCGCTTCTGTACATCGTTCTGGCTCAGTTCATCGAACCTGGCCAAACGCGCCTTGCTTTTGGCGTGTCGGCCTTTCGGATTGGATCTTACCCATTCGAGCTCCGCCTTCATGGCTTTCATGCGGGCGGTTTCCTGCTTTTCTTCCATCTCCAGCCTGGCTTCCTTTTGTTCCAGCCAGGAGGAGTAATTGCCTTCCCAAGGAATTCCGCGGCCCCGGTCGAGTTCGAGAATCCAGCCAGCCACGTTGTCCAGGAAATAACGGTCATGGGTGACGGCGACGACCGTTCCGGGATAGTCCTGGAGGAACCTTTCCAGCCAGGCCACGGATTCCGCGTCGAGATGGTTGGTCGGCTCGTCGACCAGCAACATGTCGGGGTTGGACAGCAGCAGGCGGCACAGGGCAACGCGGCGGCGTTCGCCTCCGGAGAGTTTGGTGACGTCGGCATCCCAGTCCGGGAGTCTTAACGCATCGGCGGCGACTTCCAGTTTCCGGTCCAGCTCCCAGGCGCCGGCGGCATCGATCTTGTCCTGGAGTTCGGCCTGTTCGGCGAGGAGCTTGTCGAAATCCGCGTCCGGGTCGGCGAAGGCGTTACTGATTTCGTTGAACCGGTCCAGGAGGGCTTTGGTCTCGGCGACGCCATCCTCGACGTTTCCCCGCACCGTTTTTGCCGGATCCAGTTGCGGTTCTTGCGCCAGGTAGCCGATCTTGATGCCGGGTTGCGGCCGTGCTTCCCCGTCGTATTCCTTGTCGACGCCCGCCATGATGCGAAGGAGGGTGGATTTTCCGGCGCCGTTGAGGCCGAGCACGCCGATCTTGGCGCCCGGGAAGAAGGAGAGGGAGATGTTTTCCAGGATCGTCCGCTTGGGGGGAACGATCTTGGAAACCCGATTCATGGTGTAAATATATTGTGCCATCTTGAGTGCGTTATGGGACTTTTGATCATAGTATTATTTCACGTTCGCACCCGTGAGGGACAGGCTTGCTTGAGGGGCTAGGACAGCGGATGAACGCTGAACTCAGCGTACGTGTACATTCGAGACTGGCAGAGGTGCCGGCGAAGCAGTGGGACACATTCGGCAGTCCCGACGCACCGCTGAGCCACGAGTTTCTCTCGGCGCTGGAGGAGACCGGTTGCCTGGGTGAAGCCGTGGGCTGGATTCCCATGCACCTCTCCTTCGCTGCGAAGGGCGGGGGGGTTCCGTTCGCCGCCATGCCCGCCTACATCAAAACCAATTCGTTCGGCGAGTTCGTATTCGATTGGGCATGGGCCGAAGCGCATTCGCGGGCCGGTCAGGCGTACTACCCGAAGTGGGTGATCGCGTCGCCCTTCACACCCGTCACTGGCCGGCGTCTGCTGGCGCCTGCGGAGGTGCCGGATTCTTCACGGGAGGCGATGCTGGAACGTGCCGTCAAAGCGGGCGAGGCCGTCGGCGTCTCGTCCATGCATTGGCTGTTCTGTACCGATCCGGTGCTGCTCGAAGCGCCGATGCTCGTTCAGCGCATGGGGTGCCAATTCCACTGGCATAACGCCGGTTACAGAGACTTCGCGGATTTCCTGGACCGCTTCAATGCGAAAAGGCGAAAGGAGCTGAAACGGGAGCGGCGTCAGGTCCTCGATGCCGGGATAGAAATCGAAAGGATCGCCGGAAGCCAAGTGGACGCTGCGATTTGGAACCGGTTTCATGCCCTGTATCGGAGCACATTCGACAAGCACGGCAACTATCCGGCCTTGAGCGCAGGCTTTTTTCACCGCATCGGCGAGACCATGGGCGAAAAGATCATGCTCGTCCTCGCAAGACGGAAGTCCAATCTGGTCGCCGCCGGTTTCTTTCTCGTGGGCGAGGACACCTTGTACGGCCGCTATTGGGGGGCGTCGGAGGACGTGCCTTCTCTCCATTTCGAGGTTTGCTACTATCAGGGCCTGGAGTTTTGTCTGGAGCGGGGTCTCAGTTGCTTCCAGCCCGGCGCCCAGGGGGAGCATAAAGTCAGCCGCGGCTTCGAGCCTACGCCAACCTGGTCGGCGCATTGGATTGCCGATCCGCGTTTGCGGGCGGCGATTGCGCGTCACGTCGAAGCCGAGCGTCTGCATATGGAAGGTTACATGCAGGCGCTCGAATGTCGGCTGCCGTTCAAAAAGGAATCCGGATGCTGACCCTCATCGATTCCAACGACGAACAGCAAGCGTTCCCTCCCCCTGACAGGGCATTGAAGGAGCCGAATGGTCTCCTTGCGGTCGGCGGTTCGTTGAGTATCGCTCGCCTGGAACTCGCCTATCGGCGCGGGATATTTCCCTGGTACGGTGAGGGCGATCCGATTCTATGGTGGTCGCCCGACCCCAGGCTGGTATTGTTTCCAGCGAATCTGCGGATTTCGCGGAGTCTGCGCAAGACCTTGCGCCGGCGGATATTTCAATTCAGCTTCGATCGTGCTTTTGGGGCGGTGATAAGGGCTTGCGCGGAGCCGCGTGGGAAATCGGAAGGAACCTGGCTGAGCGCCGACATGCGGTCGGCCTACGTCGCCTTCCATCGCGCCGGTTTTGCACACTCTTTCGAGGCCTGGCAGGACGGCTGCCTGGTGGGAGGGCTATACGGAGTGGCGATGGGGCGGATCTTTTACGGAGAATCGATGTTCCACCGCGTGACGGATGCCTCGAAGGCGACGCTGGCGTTTGCGGTGGCCTGCCTGTCGGACTGGGGTTACTACATGATAGACTGCCAAGTTTACAGTTCGCATCTCGCCAGTCTAGGGGCATCCGCCATTCCGCGCAGCGAATTTCAGGCCTTGGTATCCGAATATTCGGAAATGCCCGTTAATCCTGAAGCATGGAAACATGCGCCGGCGGACTTCCCTTGAACCCGGAACGGACGGTGCTTTGAACGGGCCCTGACCATCCGTGCAGCTACTTGCCGGGGCGGGACGCGCGCTTTGCCTATGTTTCGCCGGATCGGCCGCTTTCCCCGCAAAGCTATCGTGGGCTGCTGGAACGGGGGTTCCGGCGCAGCGGAAACTGGGTGTACCGGCCGTGCTGCATCGGCTGCAGCGCCTGCATTCCGGTGCGCCTTCCCGTGAAGGATTTTCATTTGACTCGCGGTCAGCGGCGCATTCTCAAGCGGAATGCGGACATCGAGATTCATGTTTCTGCCGCTCGCTTCGACGAGCGGCAGTTTCGGCTTTATGTCCGATATCTGGCGGTGCGGCACCCCACCGACACGCCAGTATCGCGAGATGACTATTGGTCGTTTCTGGGGAGCTCCTGGGCGGAAACCCGCTTCGTGGAGTTTCGCTCACGCTCGGACTTGCTCGGCGTGGCGGTCGTCGACCACGTGCCCGGAGCCATGTCCGCCGTATACACCTTTTTCGACCCCGATGCCGCGGCGCGAAGTCCGGGCTCGCTGGCCATTTTGTGGCAGATATCGGAGGCCCGGCGGCTGGGACGGGACTGGCTATATCTCGGCTATTGGATCGACGGTTGCCGCAAGATGGAATACAAGGCGAAGTACAGGCCCTTGGAAGCGCTTGTCACGGATCGATGGCGCAGATTCGAAGTGGATGAGCCGCTACCTTCGAGCGTGCTATAATTAGGGAAATTTTTTTACCCTGCGAACAGATGTCGAAAGAAGATCATATCGAAATGGAAGGCAAGGTGATTGAAACCCTGCCCAACACGACTTTCCGCGTTCAGCTGGATAACGGGCATGTAGTCATCGCCCATATTTCCGGCAAGATGCGGAAAAACTATATCCGGATTCTGACCGGCGACCGCGTCAAGGTCGAACTCACCCCGTACGACCTGAGCAAGGCTCGTATCACCTTCCGCCATCGCTAGCGCCAGCCCGTGATCACACGGGCTCGGCGGCTTTCTGGCGCGTTTCGTAGGTAAATGTCAGCCTGTCCGGCGAAGCGCCGACGCGCACCGTACCTCCATGCGCAAGGCGGCCGAACAGGATTTCTTCGGCCAGCGGCTTCTTGATGTTTTCCTGAATCACGCGGGCCATCGGACGCGCGCCCATTTTCGGGTCGAAGCCGTGCTCGGCCAGCCACGCCCGTGCGTCCGGCTCGATTACCAGGGCTACCTGCTTCTCGGCCAACTGGGCTTCGAGTTCGAAGATAAATTTGTCCACCACATGCCCGATCGTTTCCGTGCTGAGGGGGTTGAACTGGATGATCGCATCGAGGCGGTTCCTGAACTCGGGCGAGAATATCCGCTCGATCGCTTTCAGGCTGTCCGTGGAGTGGTCTTGCGGGGTGAAGCCTATCGACGGACGGGCACCCTCGAAGGCGCCCGCATTGGTCGTCATGACCAGGATGATGTTGCGGAAATCGGCCTTGCGTCCGTTGTTGTCGGTCAGCGTACCGTGATCCATCACCTGCAGGAGCAGGTTGAAGACGTCCGGGTGCGCTTTTTCGATCTCGTCGAGCAACAGCACGGCGTGCGGATGTTTACTGATGGCTTCGGTCAGGAGACCGCCCTGGTCGAATCCGACATAGCCCGGCGGCGCCCCGATCAGGCGTGATACGGTATGCCGCTCCATGTATTCCGACATGTCGAAGCGGATCAGCTCGACGCCGAGCATGTGGGAGAGCTGGCGTGTCACTTCCGTCTTGCCTACGCCGGTGGGGCCGGCAAACAGGAATGAGCCTATGGGCTTTTGCCCATCGCGCAGACCGGCGCGGGACAGTTTGATCGCCGACGACAGCGCCGAGATGGCCTCATCCTGGCCGAAGACCAGCATCTTGAGGTTGGATTCCAGGTCGCGCAATTTTTCCTTGTCGTTGGCCGACACCGTCTTGGCGGGAATCCGCGCGATCTTCGAAACGATGTCCTCGATATCCACCGTGCCGATGGTCTTCTTGCGGCGCGAGGGAGGCAGCAGGCGCTGGTTCGCTCCCGCTTCGTCGATGACGTCGATGGCCTTGTCGGGGAGATGGCGATCGTTGATGTACCGGTCCGACAGTTCCACCGCGGTGCGCAGCGCGGCGAGGGAGTATTTGACGTCATGGTGCTGTTCGAACCGCGTCTTCAGTCCTTTGAGGATCTGGTAGGTTTCTTCGACCGACGGTTCGGGTATATCGATTTTCTGGAAGCGGCGGGCCAGCGCACGGTCCTTCTCGAAGATGCCGCGGTATTCCTGGTAGGTCGTCGAACCGATGCAGCGCAATTCGCCCGAGGCCAGGACCGGCTTGATCAGGTTGGACGCATCCATCACCCCTCCCGAGGCGGAGCCTGCGCCGATGATGGTGTGGATCTCGTCGATGAACAGGATGGCGTTCGGCTCTTTCTTGAGCTGCGCCAGGAGCGACTTCAGACGCTTCTCGAAATCGCCGCGGTACTTGGTTCCCGCCACCAGACTGCCGAGATCCAGCGAATAGATCGTGCTGCCTTTGAGCACTTCCGGTACGTCGTTTTCGACGATTTTCTTCGCCAAACCTTCGGCGATGGCT encodes the following:
- the amoB gene encoding bacterial ammonia monooxygenase, subunit AmoB — translated: MKTIKDRIAKWSAIGLLSAVAATSFYAPNAAAHGEKSQAAFMRMRTIHWYDLSWSKEKVKVNETVEIKGKFHVFEGWPETVDEPDVAFLNVGMPGPVFVRKESYIGGQLVPRSVRLEIGKTYDFRVVLKARRPGDWHVHTMMNVQGGGPIIGPGKWITVEGSMSEFRNPVTTLTGQTVDLENYNEGNTYFWHAFWYAIGLAWIGYWSRRPIFIPRLLMVDAGRGDELVSTTDRKVAMGFLAATILIVVMAMSSANSKYPITIPLQAGTMRGMKPIDLPAPTVAVKVEDATYRVPGRAMRMKLTVTNHGNSPIRLGEFYTASVRFLDSNVYKDTTGYPEDLLAEDGLSVSDNSPLAPGETRTVDVTASDAAWEVYRLSDIIYDPDSRFAGLLFFFDAEGNRQIVQIDAPLIPSFM
- the infA gene encoding translation initiation factor IF-1, with the translated sequence MSKEDHIEMEGKVIETLPNTTFRVQLDNGHVVIAHISGKMRKNYIRILTGDRVKVELTPYDLSKARITFRHR
- a CDS encoding GNAT family N-acetyltransferase produces the protein MNAELSVRVHSRLAEVPAKQWDTFGSPDAPLSHEFLSALEETGCLGEAVGWIPMHLSFAAKGGGVPFAAMPAYIKTNSFGEFVFDWAWAEAHSRAGQAYYPKWVIASPFTPVTGRRLLAPAEVPDSSREAMLERAVKAGEAVGVSSMHWLFCTDPVLLEAPMLVQRMGCQFHWHNAGYRDFADFLDRFNAKRRKELKRERRQVLDAGIEIERIAGSQVDAAIWNRFHALYRSTFDKHGNYPALSAGFFHRIGETMGEKIMLVLARRKSNLVAAGFFLVGEDTLYGRYWGASEDVPSLHFEVCYYQGLEFCLERGLSCFQPGAQGEHKVSRGFEPTPTWSAHWIADPRLRAAIARHVEAERLHMEGYMQALECRLPFKKESGC
- a CDS encoding ATP-binding protein — translated: MAPDRSDLVLAALQRLADAVERLAPPVPSAIDWTYKAYRWSGGGCEPALRPVRRPHDIGLCDLLCIDRQKTALERNTRQFLRGLPANNALLWGSKGTGKSSLVKALLHDYAESGLRLIEVDKAHLEELPEILEYIHDRPERFILFSDDLSFESEEPGYKALKSVLDGSTSVLSANLLIYATSNRRHLLPEYMAENLEARPAGNEIHPGDSVEEKISLSERFGLWLSFHPFSQDEYLATVEYWLAKLGAPDLKTHWNDIRTEALRWALTRGSRSGRVAWQFARDWCGRTALGA
- the aat gene encoding leucyl/phenylalanyl-tRNA--protein transferase, with the translated sequence MLTLIDSNDEQQAFPPPDRALKEPNGLLAVGGSLSIARLELAYRRGIFPWYGEGDPILWWSPDPRLVLFPANLRISRSLRKTLRRRIFQFSFDRAFGAVIRACAEPRGKSEGTWLSADMRSAYVAFHRAGFAHSFEAWQDGCLVGGLYGVAMGRIFYGESMFHRVTDASKATLAFAVACLSDWGYYMIDCQVYSSHLASLGASAIPRSEFQALVSEYSEMPVNPEAWKHAPADFP
- the ettA gene encoding energy-dependent translational throttle protein EttA, coding for MAQYIYTMNRVSKIVPPKRTILENISLSFFPGAKIGVLGLNGAGKSTLLRIMAGVDKEYDGEARPQPGIKIGYLAQEPQLDPAKTVRGNVEDGVAETKALLDRFNEISNAFADPDADFDKLLAEQAELQDKIDAAGAWELDRKLEVAADALRLPDWDADVTKLSGGERRRVALCRLLLSNPDMLLVDEPTNHLDAESVAWLERFLQDYPGTVVAVTHDRYFLDNVAGWILELDRGRGIPWEGNYSSWLEQKEARLEMEEKQETARMKAMKAELEWVRSNPKGRHAKSKARLARFDELSQNDVQKRNETKEIYIPPGPRLGDLVVEFEGVCKGFSGRILVENLSFRLPPGGIVGVIGPNGAGKTTLFRMIAGFESPDQGSIRVGPTVKLAYVEQFREHMDDNKTVWEEISDGLDMITVGTYQTPSRAYVGRFNFKGSDQQKRIGELSGGERNRVHLAKLLRSGGNVLLLDEPTNDLDVETLRALEDALLDFPGCAVVISHDRWFLDRIATHILAFEGESEVIWFEGNYADYEADRRRRLGDEVNTPHRIKYKRIDA
- the clpA gene encoding ATP-dependent Clp protease ATP-binding subunit ClpA, with product MLSKELEQSLNSAFRTAYEKRHEFITVEHLLLAMLDNGAAIEVLRACGGNLDLLRTELSEFLDETTPLIPAGVKRDTQPTLGFQRVLQRAAFHVQSSGKKEVTGANVLVAIFSEQDSHAVYLLHKQDITRLDVVNFISHGISKVRDEADGASRGATPESEDAESGGSANPLEKFATNLNESARRGKIDPLIGRKDELERTVQVLCRRRKNNPLFVGEAGVGKTAIAEGLAKKIVENDVPEVLKGSTIYSLDLGSLVAGTKYRGDFEKRLKSLLAQLKKEPNAILFIDEIHTIIGAGSASGGVMDASNLIKPVLASGELRCIGSTTYQEYRGIFEKDRALARRFQKIDIPEPSVEETYQILKGLKTRFEQHHDVKYSLAALRTAVELSDRYINDRHLPDKAIDVIDEAGANQRLLPPSRRKKTIGTVDIEDIVSKIARIPAKTVSANDKEKLRDLESNLKMLVFGQDEAISALSSAIKLSRAGLRDGQKPIGSFLFAGPTGVGKTEVTRQLSHMLGVELIRFDMSEYMERHTVSRLIGAPPGYVGFDQGGLLTEAISKHPHAVLLLDEIEKAHPDVFNLLLQVMDHGTLTDNNGRKADFRNIILVMTTNAGAFEGARPSIGFTPQDHSTDSLKAIERIFSPEFRNRLDAIIQFNPLSTETIGHVVDKFIFELEAQLAEKQVALVIEPDARAWLAEHGFDPKMGARPMARVIQENIKKPLAEEILFGRLAHGGTVRVGASPDRLTFTYETRQKAAEPV